Within Aricia agestis chromosome Z, ilAriAges1.1, whole genome shotgun sequence, the genomic segment atggtttttatggcgtaaattaaaaaccataaatacatttcatataagcgatgggcaaattaaagtgtatgcttgaaccaatttatgtacaaaatttGGAAGCTAAagcactctcctctgttggcaaaataggaatccctttttttacagaggtctttttgattgattattctgtgttataaaagttgaccaatcgtgttatgctatgggtaattcaaagacaaagacatgataaatactgacaatgaactttaatttcttagtttaagtcattgctgagaaaaatcgatatcgctacagccaaattatcaaggagTCGTCTTAAGGATGTGAGTGGATGAACCCAATAAGTAAcatattttagggttctgtactcaaagggtaaaaacgggaccctattactgagacttcgatgtcggtccgtgtgtctgtctccaggctgaatctcaagaaccgctatggctaggcttctgaaatttactcagattgtgtatatgtatatctgtagccgctacaacaacaaatactaagaacaaaataaaaataaaatttaagggggggggggggggctaacatacaacaaacgtgatttttttggcctttttttgctcgtaatccataatggtaacaggtgggcacttgaaatattcacaaaatatttaaatatattcgtACTTAATATTTacaagctatttgaccgagcattCGAAAAAACACGAAAAATGACTTTTTCTATAAATGGTTCCTAcctaaatcgatttatcgcccacGAAACCctctttatactaaatttcatgaaaatcgttggagccgatttcgagattccaattatatataagttaatctttaaacgagcaattcttgtatatatgacaataattgctcgtttaaagatataagattgataaaattaagataaaataaataattaagcggggctcctatacaaaaagcacaatttttcgctctataacggcacggaacccttcgtgtgcgagcccgactcgcacttggccgattattataacacaatatgagcaattactattttttccccttataatttgaacaaacattgtaacttcatcatctagctaataataatatatctggctatacataaaatccacatttttttatttcaaatcattttcccgttcCCAAGACCTGAAAATATGCCAAAAACGTTAGTTTTCAatttgttagttacccacttcatccacacACGCCAtcattaattacaaaatatagtacaataaaatattgaatttgtTTTTTTCTTCTAGCGGACACCAGGAAACCATAACCTTCTACAGGCACAACGGGTCAGCGATCGATATGGATTCACTGCCTGTGCCTTTGGAGACTAATGTGACAGCAGAGAATATGGTGGGAGTCGCTCCCGTGGCAGGCAACTCAACCATACCCTGGAAACCCTGGACCGCTTTGAAACCACCAGCGAGTATAACAGGTATTGGAACTTTTAATTGCAAccatcatactaatattataatttcgaaCGTGTGTCAACGTCTGTCCGCTAACACTTCGCGCTTAAACATaaaaaccgattttaatgaaaatgatACTTTGAAagacgggaaaggacaaaggatacttttggttgcagaaaaatgtaccatcgaggaaattgattcctaggcagttgacggatctatgtcatgtggtcggcttatatcaattcaatgctagctgtgatcggtcggataggtttgacctaacgcgaccaaattacttcgCCAtcgggtccgccatctgcctaggaatcaacttctctgatcgtacatttctcgcgcgataaacgaattccaGCGCAACGAAATGCGATTCATTTCAATAGTAACATTATATAACTCTTTTACAGGAGACACAGAAGCACCTAAAACCAAACGCGAAGCCGCAGAAACTCCTGCGAAGATCATCAAAGGATCAGCTGTCATACCACCGGAGGCGGGAGTCCAATCCGTAGCCCTACCACCCCTGATAACCCTGAATAAGAATCTCTCCGAGATACCTGTACCTATACCCAACGTATCCGTTGTCAGTTACGCCAAAGTCAACACTTTGATTCACTCCCCTTAGAGATCATTACATATAATATCACGTCACATATTTTGAACTTTTGGAACCCCTCCTCCCCTTGtcacgatttttttaatacctTTACATACTTCATTGCCAAATTTAgtatgccccccccccctcccccttaaACTGTTACGTAATTTATGGAAGGACCCTTAGGGCTTTCGAGTATTACGTCATGTATTAGGGCTGATAAAACCTTATGAGTTCCACAGAGAAGGGGTGGTTTAAAATCTGTGTGCTAGTTCCGTAATACTTGGCCGTCTTCTTAATTGCCTTTATTGttagtataatttatattggaAAGTTGGCAGTAAACGTTCTACATTTAAAATTGTGCAATgttagtttaatatttattagcaTTTGAGTATCTGAAGTAACTAGTAAGTACACAGAAAAATAGAAAGAAAAGTAGAAATAGAAAGTGCTTAGATCCAAGTGagtaaatattgttttgtatttattttttataagagTAGGtacattttgtataatatttcgtTTTGAGCCATAAATATTTaactaaagtattttattttttgacttttttgtttaaattagaaaaaatattaagactCATCAGTCTAAactctatattttaaaataaagagctgctaaaaattttattcattttatcaaaaaccattttttggctactattttttacaatatataaTCATGTCTTCAATTTGTTGCGATgcttcaataataaataatttattttgcatCTGCGCGCTCTACGCGATTCGAGCATGCGCTCTCCCATTTGAGTCAAGGTGCGAAATTACCAGCACCGATAGTCAACAAGAGGTGAAAGCCTCTTCCGAAGCCTTAGAGAAGGTCAGCTTGGCACAAAGCGTTAGAAACGGGACTCACCTCAAACGGAGCTAGACGCATGCGTGTTCGTACCGATCGCCCCCCTCGGTCGGAATGCGTCAATACACCCTATTACAagaatacagggtgcaattcgTGTTAAAGGCAGCGTTTGCTTAGATTCAGTGTTCAGGTGTTCAGTGACGTATGGACCGGGTGGTGGAATGAGCTCGCCGAAGCTAAATGAAAGATGTCCAAGTCGGATGAGCAATGGAAAAAAACTCTTGAACGGCGACTCGAAAGAGGACTCCTTGGATAATTCCGTAAGTTACACATCGGTTATGGTTACCGTGTCATTTCAACGCGGGTTTTTgcttatttaaaatgtttttcctTGTGAATTGTGTATTTTATAGAGACATTTTTTGCTTTTGGATAAAGAGAATTACTGTGACCTTGGTTGTTGGtgtacataacataatatttcacttTGTTGCATTTAACTCaatattatgctttattatttgcttaatttaaaaacttttacatttttattaaatgtctcTCCATCGCGAACATTTTCTTAAACTTTATGTCTCCgaaattaaattacttaaataagatTTATATAGAGAATTTCTTTGTAGATACGGGAGTCGATAAAATCTGATCGACCTGGTAAGGGCGAGGAGGATTGCCGCCGTCGAACCATTATAGTCGAGAAGAAAAATGGCAGCTACGGGTTCACGCTACAGAGTTACGGCATCCATTATAAGAAGGTGAATAAATATTTGCATAAACTCGAAGAAAACTTATTAGCTAATTATATTTGCAAACTACTTGCATAAGCGaactacttatattttatttctaatgaaAACGCCATAAAAGTTGCCATATAAATCGGACAAGATTTAAAATTTCAATGTGTTTCAGTGCAAAATAACTCATATTACTGTATGTTAAATTCAATGCAAAAATAACGTTATCCTTCATTTGTTTTAGGAACAAGAGATAGAAGTGATAACGTATGTGGATCACGTGGAGCCGGACGGTCCGGCGGCCGGGGCCGGGATGAGAGAGGGCGACGTCATCCTCTCCATCAACGGCGTCGACGTGGAGAGAGCGGACCACACCGCCATCGTCACAGCCATCAACTCCTGCGACTCCCGCATGCGGATCGTCGTCATATTCGAGGACTGCGTGCGGAAAGTCGAGCTCCACCTCAAGTACATAAACATACAACGAGCCATACAAACGAAAATGAGGGAACTCGAGCAGCTCACGATAAGAGAGAGACAAGTCTTCGACGGCAACTGGAAGACCCACAGTCTCCCGTCGCAGAAGAAGAAAACGTCCCCGTCCGACATCATCTCCGATTCCGAGGAGAATATCACCAGCGACGTCAACGGCGGCTACTGCCGACCGACGCTGTCTAGCGAAAATGTAACTGCTGCGAAACCACCGCAAACCAGTGTGTTCATGTATCAATATCTCGATCCACGATATGGAGCCTGCATCATCCAGCCGAATATGCACACCGGCAGCTTCGTAATCACGGTTGGATCTCCTCGCAACAGAGGCGACTGCCATCATTACGTAGTAAAGACGTCCAGTGAATATCATAGAGCTTCCGAAGTTTACAAGCCAGCGAATAGTAAACATGTGAAAACGCACAGAAACAGCCACAGCCACGGGTGCGCTCCCTGCATGCCCGCTTACAACAACCAGGACGCGAACAGTTTAGAAGCATACGATCTAGCCAGTCCGTGTTGCGATCCACACTGCGTCCCCAACTCCAGAAAGAAAGTGCGCCGCAAAAAGGAATGTTCTAAACGAAAAGACAAATGTCAACAAGTCGATAAATCAACACAGAAGATCGAGGGTTGTTCACACTCACATACGAAGAAAATTTGTAGCACCGGGCAATGCTCTAGTCGGTACCGATACTTGACTACGGAGTCCACACAAACTAGTCAATGTAGTCTTCAGTCGTATGCAACGAGTAATGTTACAGTCGCTTGCGAAAATTCCGCTTCAAGCTACAGCACTTCATTGAGTAGTGACACTCTATTTTGGGATAACGATCGATCTGAAGCCAAGTCATCTCCTAAAATTCAGTACCAGAGTTCACATCAGCACGTGAAGCCAAAGTCTTGGGACAACTTAGCAACAAAAGCGATCGGCGGTTACGGATTCGGTTATGGATATCTGGACACGAGCACGAAGCATTCGAATAGATCAAAGAGTCACGGTCGCACCCACACGGGTCGGAGCTCGCATAATCATCACGAGCATCAGCACTACGTCCAGGAAAAGCATGTTCATCGTCAGAGTGGGACACCA encodes:
- the LOC121738510 gene encoding uncharacterized protein LOC121738510, which translates into the protein MLICLVLLVTARQVVGSGLETEDANITAPKDMYVVRATVYQVGILTNSTNETEDFHNGHQETITFYRHNGSAIDMDSLPVPLETNVTAENMVGVAPVAGNSTIPWKPWTALKPPASITGDTEAPKTKREAAETPAKIIKGSAVIPPEAGVQSVALPPLITLNKNLSEIPVPIPNVSVVSYAKVNTLIHSP
- the LOC121738508 gene encoding uncharacterized protein LOC121738508; translated protein: MSSPKLNERCPSRMSNGKKLLNGDSKEDSLDNSIRESIKSDRPGKGEEDCRRRTIIVEKKNGSYGFTLQSYGIHYKKEQEIEVITYVDHVEPDGPAAGAGMREGDVILSINGVDVERADHTAIVTAINSCDSRMRIVVIFEDCVRKVELHLKYINIQRAIQTKMRELEQLTIRERQVFDGNWKTHSLPSQKKKTSPSDIISDSEENITSDVNGGYCRPTLSSENVTAAKPPQTSVFMYQYLDPRYGACIIQPNMHTGSFVITVGSPRNRGDCHHYVVKTSSEYHRASEVYKPANSKHVKTHRNSHSHGCAPCMPAYNNQDANSLEAYDLASPCCDPHCVPNSRKKVRRKKECSKRKDKCQQVDKSTQKIEGCSHSHTKKICSTGQCSSRYRYLTTESTQTSQCSLQSYATSNVTVACENSASSYSTSLSSDTLFWDNDRSEAKSSPKIQYQSSHQHVKPKSWDNLATKAIGGYGFGYGYLDTSTKHSNRSKSHGRTHTGRSSHNHHEHQHYVQEKHVHRQSGTPHHYPVYQRSHSHCPPTKSTESLIVIPKYQLESSGSESRLACDCVDSIEYYRRGPSKSTGEQHSGYYSQRFVYPSHTYKKKDSNVSSEITRL